Proteins co-encoded in one Microcella sp. genomic window:
- a CDS encoding N-acyl homoserine lactonase family protein, translated as MTRATSTTTHGPVRAVHAITLGEVQVRPKNIEGTGTPMLWWTLTARTWSPWLPVLAFVIEHERGTVLFDTGQSPDSLTDPGYYPGGMLGWVYRRQARFRVPAEQTLTAQLAALGFTAGDITHVALSHLHQDHAGNLAPFTNVPVYVAPAELALLEQKTPELHGVLAARIPPPGVTLTPVPFTDADEFDLFDDGSLVLMPTPGHSPGSMSLLIRRADAAPLLLVGDVTYDPELLSRGIVPDVGDRADQLETARRITELTSSEPTLRVLAAHDPSALTLLTQP; from the coding sequence ATGACCCGCGCCACCTCGACCACGACGCACGGCCCCGTGCGCGCCGTGCACGCCATCACCCTCGGCGAGGTGCAGGTGCGCCCGAAGAACATTGAGGGCACGGGCACTCCGATGCTGTGGTGGACCCTCACCGCCCGCACCTGGAGCCCCTGGCTGCCCGTGCTCGCCTTCGTCATCGAGCACGAGCGCGGCACGGTGCTCTTCGACACCGGGCAGAGCCCCGACTCGCTCACCGACCCTGGCTACTATCCGGGCGGGATGCTCGGCTGGGTCTACCGCCGCCAAGCCCGCTTTCGCGTGCCCGCCGAGCAGACCTTGACCGCCCAGCTGGCCGCGCTCGGCTTCACCGCCGGCGACATCACCCACGTGGCTCTTTCGCACCTGCACCAAGACCACGCCGGCAACCTCGCGCCGTTCACCAACGTGCCCGTCTACGTGGCCCCCGCCGAGCTCGCCCTGCTCGAGCAGAAGACGCCCGAGCTGCACGGGGTGCTCGCCGCGCGCATCCCGCCCCCCGGCGTCACCCTCACGCCGGTGCCCTTCACCGACGCTGACGAGTTCGACCTCTTCGACGACGGCAGCCTCGTGCTTATGCCGACCCCCGGGCACAGCCCCGGTTCGATGAGTCTGCTGATTCGCCGAGCGGATGCTGCGCCCCTGCTGCTCGTCGGCGACGTCACCTACGACCCCGAGCTGCTGTCGCGCGGCATCGTGCCCGACGTCGGAGACCGTGCCGACCAGCTCGAGACGGCGCGCCGCATCACCGAGCTGACGTCAAGCGAGCCGACGCTGCGCGTACTCGCGGCCCATGACCCCAGCGCTCTCACCCTGCTCACCCAGCCTTGA